From a region of the Solanum stenotomum isolate F172 chromosome 2, ASM1918654v1, whole genome shotgun sequence genome:
- the LOC125854802 gene encoding protein BRASSINAZOLE-RESISTANT 1-like, translating to MMWEGGGFPAEGGGGGEGGGGGSGSGRRKPSWRERENNRRRERRRRAIAAKIYSGLRAQGNYNLPKHCDNNEVLKALCVEAGWIVEPDGTTYRKGCRPTPMEIGGTSANITPSSSRNPSPPSSYFASPIPSYQPSPTSSSFPSPSRGDANMSSHPFAFLHSSIPLSLPPLRISNSAPVTPPLSSPTRVPKQIFNLETLARESMSALNIPFFAASAPTSPTRGQRFTPATIPECDESDSSTIDSGQWMSFQKYAANGIPTSPTFNLIKPVAQRIPSNDMIIDKGKSIEFDFENVSVKAAWEGEKIHEVGLDDLELTLGSGTARM from the exons ATGATGTGGGAAGGTGGAGGGTTTCCGGCGGAgggaggtggtggtggtgaaGGTGGTGGTGGTGGGAGTGGGAGTGGGAGGAGGAAGCCATCATGGAGGGAAAGGGAGAATAATAGGAGGAGAGAAAGGAGGAGAAGGGCAATAGCAGCTAAGATTTATAGTGGATTAAGAGCACAGGGGAATTATAATCTTCCTAAACATTGTGATAACAATGAGGTTTTGAAGGCTCTTTGTGTTGAGGCTGGATGGATTGTTGAGCCTGATGGAACTACTTATAGAAAG GGATGCAGGCCAACTCCAATGGAGATTGGAGGTACTTCAGCCAACATTACGCCAAGTTCTTCACGAAATCCAAGTCCTCCCTCTTCATACTTTGCTAGCCCTATTCCATCTTATCAACCTAGTCCAACATCCTCGTCTTTCCCCAGTCCATCACGTGGTGATGCTAACATGTCATCACATCCATTTGCATTTCTCCATAGTTCCATTCCTTTGTCGCTACCACCATTACGAATATCAAACAGTGCCCCTGTAACACCACCTCTTTCATCACCAACTAGAGTCCCTAAGcagatatttaatcttgaaaCTTTGGCCAGAGAGTCTATGTCTGCTTTAAATATCCCTTTCTTTGCTGCTTCAGCCCCAACTAGCCCAACTCGAGGTCAGCGATTCACTCCTGCTACAATACCAGAGTGTGATGAGTCTGATTCATCCACCATTGATTCTGGCCAGTGGATGAGCTTTCAAAAGTATGCAGCCAATGGGATCCCTACTTCTCCGACTTTTAATCTTATTAAGCCTGTAGCTCAGAGAATTCCTTCTAATGATATGATCATCGACAAGGGTAAGAGCATTGAGTTTGACTTTGAGAATGTATCAGTGAAGGCAGCATGGGAAGGAGAAAAGATTCACGAGGTTGGTTTAGATGATCTGGAGCTCACTCTCGGAAGTGGGACTGCTCGGATGTGA
- the LOC125854804 gene encoding peroxisomal membrane protein 11A, translating to MEPKTSIVSSSSSKPSNPNPNPKNRDFLIHLEAYLAKRDGVDKLLKISRYASKIILASSVIPESLPLSLRLKSFESSVGVSRKAFRLGKFVQDVNALRSANISSKEDLLLSILAYGGEGLYYFVEQFVWLGKAGLIDKKNLNSLQKISAWCEFIGYIGSVSLKVKELSQISEDEQCLLSTREVSMIRGIGYADEEEKLRKLRLKKLMKRLSVIQDFADGLMALADISDGKGMLSAPLLLSSAGLLSALISTHKNWISC from the coding sequence ATGGAACCCAAAACTTCAATCGTCTCATCTTCATCATCCAAACCTtcaaaccctaaccctaaccctaaaaacAGAGATTTCCTAATCCATCTCGAAGCTTACCTCGCCAAACGTGATGGCGTTGACAAGTTGCTCAAAATCTCCCGTTACGCATCTAAGATCATCCTCGCATCCTCCGTTATCCCTGAATCCCTTCCGTTATCTCTCCGTCTGAAATCCTTCGAGTCCAGCGTTGGTGTTAGCCGGAAAGCATTTCGTCTCGGGAAATTCGTGCAAGACGTGAACGCACTCCGTTCGGCTAATATTAGTTCGAAAGAAGATTTACTTCTCTCGATTTTAGCTTATGGAGGTGAGGGATTGTACTATTTTGTTGAGCAATTTGTTTGGTTAGGAAAAGCAGGGTTGATTGATAAGAAGAATTTGAATAGTTTACAGAAGATTAGTGCGTGGTGTGAGTTTATTGGTTATATTGGAAGTGTGAGTTTGAAGGTTAAGGAATTAAGCCAAATTAGTGAAGATGAGCAGTGTTTGCTTTCGACTCGTGAGGTATCGATGATCAGGGGGATTGGATATGCTGATGaagaggagaaattgaggaaattGAGATTGAAGAAGTTGATGAAGAGGTTATCAGTGATTCAAGATTTTGCTGATGGGTTAATGGCTTTAGCTGATATTAGTGATGGTAAAGGGATGCTTTCTGCACCATTGTTGTTGTCATCAGCAGGGTTGTTGTCAGCTCTTATTAGCACACATAAGAATTGGATCTCTTGCTGA
- the LOC125854792 gene encoding hydroquinone glucosyltransferase-like produces MTIPEKIEKPHVAFLPSPGMGHITPLFEFAKRLVIHHGFHVSFFVITTGASAAQNELFRPENLPADFTAVEIPPVENISSFFTDDMKVVTQLCIMVRESLKHLPSLLMEKRPKALIIDLFCTDAFEICEKLSIPVYSFFTASTILMAFSLYLPTLDREVEGEFVDLPEPIQTPGCTPICPHDILDQVKDRKNDEYKWYLLNVSRLPLAAGIFVNSWDDLEPVSLKALRENLFFQNIPLPPVYTIGPLIKQDEVVTGKDAEILAWLDDQPPDSVLFVVFGSGGTLTSEQLTELAWGLEMSQQRFILVARKPSDASASAAFFNVGSDENDPLLYLPEGFVKKTEGRGLVVPSWAPQTSILNHPSTGAFLSHCGWNSTLESIIHGVPIIAWPLYAEQRMNATLLAEEAGVALKFSKDPGEELVDRNEIEKNVRIVMEGEKGKAIRMRAKELKESAKIALNSGGSSYESLCSIVHIWKSQ; encoded by the exons ATGACCATACCTGAAAAAATCGAGAAGCCTCACGTCGCCTTCCTCCCCAGCCCCGGCATGGGACACATTACTCCGCTCTTCGAATTCGCCAAACGCCTCGTCATACACCACGGCTTCCACGTCAGCTTCTTCGTCATCACCACCGGAGCTTCCGCTGCTCAGAACGAACTTTTCCGACCGGAAAATCTCCCGGCCGATTTCACCGCCGTTGAAATCCCGCCGGTGGAAAATATCTCCTCGTTTTTCACCGACGATATGAAAGTAGTCACGCAATTGTGTATCATGGTCCGCGAATCACTGAAACATCTCCCTTCACTCTTAATGGAAAAACGCCCAAAAGCTTTAATCATCGATTTGTTCTGTACTGACGCTTTTGAGATTTGCGAAAAGCTTTCGATTCCTGTTTACTCTTTTTTCACTGCTTCTACTATTTTAATGGCGTTCTCTTTGTACTTACCTACGCTTGATAGGGAAGTTGAAGGCGAATTTGTTGATCTTCCTGAACCTATTCAAACTCCGGGATGTACCCCAATTTGCCCTCACGATATCCTCGATCAG GTGAAAGACAGGAAGAACGACGAGTACAAGTGGTATTTGCTTAACGTGAGCAGGTTGCCATTAGCAGCGGGGATATTTGTGAACAGTTGGGATGATCTTGAACCTGTATCCCTTAAAGCTCTTAGAGAAAATTTGTTTTTCCAAAATATACCTCTTCCTCCTGTTTATACAATCGGGCCGTTAATCAAACAAGATGAAGTTGTTACAGGAAAGGATGCAGAGATTTTAGCTTGGCTGGATGATCAGCCCCCTGATTCTGTTCTTTTTGTGGTCTTTGGTAGTGGCGGCACCTTGACGAGTGAACAACTTACTGAGTTAGCTTGGGGTCTCGAAATGAGTCAACAAAG GTTCATTTTAGTGGCGCGCAAACCAAGTGATGCAAGTGCATCAGCAGCTTTTTTCAACGTGGGGAGCGATGAGAATGACCCATTACTGTACTTGCCTGAAGGATTCGTTAAGAAAACAGAAGGGAGGGGTTTAGTGGTCCCATCATGGGCCCCACAAACATCAATTCTCAACCACCCATCAACCGGAGCATTTCTGTCACATTGTGGATGGAATTCGACTTTAGAAAGCATAATTCATGGTGTGCCTATAATAGCATGGCCACTTTACGCGGAGCAGAGGATGAACGCCACCCTCTTAGCGGAGGAGGCCGGGGTGGCTTTAAAGTTCTCGAAAGATCCTGGGGAAGAGCTTGTTGATCGGaatgaaattgagaaaaatgtgAGGATTGTTATGGAAGGAGAAAAAGGGAAAGCTATTAGGATGAGAGCCAAAGAGCTAAAAGAAAGTGCAAAAATTGCACTTAACAGCGGAGGATCGTCTTATGAGTCGCTTTGTAGTATTGTTCACATTTGGAAATCTCAGTGA
- the LOC125854800 gene encoding uncharacterized protein LOC125854800, with protein MSSSPELRSPAKTGGDTRKILGPGGNRVKDSEEQKKKKKEGMKKPEFRSKKAAASLTPKTILPVRSNGSVDSSSSSDSSIAKDVIFSKRGVERNTGVKKPAKVVPHGVEVEAAETFSPVIPIPLKRCDWITPNSEPLYISFHDEEWGNPVNDDTKLYELLALSQVLAELTWPAILNKRHIFRKLFDNFDPSSLANVNEKRLRSLRENGNSLLSEPKIRAIVENAKHFQKIQQEFGSFSNYFWRFVNHKPIKSGFRYARQVPAKTPKSELMSKDLMKRGFVCVGPTVVYSFMQVAGIFNDHLITCFRYNECNNDNINKHSQTKLVKTDTQGRDPVENNTHMSNDHLSLT; from the exons ATGTCGTCGTCACCGGAGCTCCGGTCACCGGCGAAAACTGGCGGTGATACAAGGAAAATACTTGGACCGGGAGGGAACCGGGTCAAAGATTCGGAagagcagaagaagaagaagaaggaagggATGAAGAAGCCTGAGTTCAGGAGTAAGAAAGCAGCAGCTTCACTTACGCCGAAAACAATTTTACCTGTGAGGAGCAATGGGTCAGTTGATAGCTCCTCCTCGTCGGATTCGTCAATTGCGAAAgatgtgattttttcaaagagaGGAGTTGAAAGGAATACTGGTGTGAAGAAACCTGCTAAAGTTGTTCCTCATGGAGTTGAAGTTGAAGCAGCTGAAACTTTTTCTCCGGTGATTCCAATTCCGCTCAAACGTTGTGATTGGATAACACCGAATTCGG AACCCCTGTATATTTCATTCCATGATGAAGAATGGGGAAACCCAGTTAACGATGACACAAAGCTATATGAACTACTTGCCTTATCACAAGTATTGGCAGAACTGACTTGGCCTGCAATCCTTAATAAGAGACACATATTCAG GAAGTTGTTTGACAATTTTGATCCATCAAGTCTTGCAAATGTTAATGAGAAAAGATTGCGCTCGTTGAGAGAAAATGGAAATTCATTGCTATCTGAACCAAAGATTCGTGCAATAGTAGAAAATGCAAAGCATTTCCAGAAG ATACAGCAGGAGTTTGGATCCTTTAGCAACTACTTCTGGCGTTTTGTAAATCACAAGCCAATAAAAAGTGGATTTCGCTATGCACGTCAAGTACCAGCAAAAACACCAAAATCAGAACTTATGAGCAAGGACCTGATGAAAAGGGGCTTCGTTTGCGTAGGACCAACAGTTGTGTATTCATTCATGCAAGTGGCAGGAATATTTAATGACCATCTCATTACATGCTTCAGATACAACGAATGTAACAACGATAATATCAACAAGCATTCACAAACAAAGTTAGTAAAGACAGATACACAAGGCCGGGACCCTGTTGAGAACAACACACATATGAGCAATGACCATTTGAGTTTGACATAG